In Rutidosis leptorrhynchoides isolate AG116_Rl617_1_P2 chromosome 2, CSIRO_AGI_Rlap_v1, whole genome shotgun sequence, one genomic interval encodes:
- the LOC139888142 gene encoding uncharacterized protein yields MDYNAYDMIEELKTMFQQQAEQELFETVKAFHACKHELGQPVSQYVLKMKGYLDQLERLGYDMPPVLGVYLILTSISKDYDLFVMNYNMHSMGKTIPELHAMLKQAEKGLPKKTPAVLTIKEGKIQKRKPQAGSGKAKGKSKKAYTLKKKIPPPAKKEHPAKDMACHHCGQIGHWR; encoded by the coding sequence ATGGACTACAATGCATATGACATGATCGAGGAACTCAAGACGATGTTCCAACAGCAGGCAGAACAAGAATTGTTTGAAACTGTGAAAGCATTTCACGCTTGCAAACATGAGTTGGGGCAACCGGTTAGCCAATATGTCTTAAAGATGAAAGGCTATCTGGATCAATTGGAGCGCCTAGGTTATGATATGCCACCAGTTCTTGGAGTGTACTTGATACTTACTTCAATATCCAAGGACTATGAtttatttgtaatgaattacaatatgcatagCATGGGAAAAACCATTCCTGAGCTACATGCAATGCTTAAGCAAGCTGAAAAGGGGCTACCAAAGAAGACTCCTGCAGTCTTAACCATAAAGGAAGGTAAAATCCAGAAAAGAAAGCCGCAAGCTGGAAGTGGAAAGGCAAAAGGAAAGAGTAAGAAAGCTTACACACTtaagaagaaaattccaccaccAGCAAAGAAAGAGCATCCCGCAAAGGACATGGCTT